tatcaaaaactcaaacacatcaaacgaatgaataacaactgtcatattgctgacttggtaaAAATGGTGGATTTTAGCTAGTTTTATagctctctggtatcttttgccgcTCTTTTAGTATTTTggagtattatttttttttattatcttttttttataagtaataaTTGTTATCAATTATCAccttatttttatgaatattatgATATTATTGGTTTTTTGGTTGATGATGAACAAACATTactaaaatttaatgaatatattgGTTTTCTATTTAAGGCTGTTTCTGCAGCTGTCTACAACCGGCTATAGATGACAAGAGAAAAGATTTATATGTTAGCTTTCCCCGTTGTATCAATGCAACAATAAAATGTGGGTTTTATACACTAAGGttcaaattgaatatatttgAACTGCAAGATGAGAAGCGTTATGAACtaacaaataaaatgttgtcCTTGCGTGGAAACGAGAACAGTTTTACACAGGTATCGTATTTAGTAAAAAATGACTTCATGATATAAATTTAAAGCAATTATTTATCGTAacttattgcaataaaaaatccttaatttttcttgTCTTTTAAAAATTCCAAACATATTTTGATACATAATAAAATTATCATATCTTAACATATGTTTGAATAACAATACTTGTATTAGTGCTTACTTTAAAAGAAAGTGCATATTTTTCAAGAGAAAAcgaattattgaaaataaaaaggcaggacagtcacatgaaataataataaataaatatgtctGAGAATAGAAACATGACGAAATTTATTTTGCAGACACATGAGGCATAATATGTCAAGAgcagagaggcaaaagatactaaagggaaaaccaaactcataagtcgaaaaaaaactatatttgcATTTGAGATGACCGAAACAAACGATAAAATGCAGATAATGTTggaaaaaaggaaaaggaaaatatGCAAACTAATTAACCTTAAATTGTCATAGATTTTAGATTTGGATCATACATCGATTTTGATATGTAGGATACAATATCTAGATGAGCAACAGATCTTCTTTTATCTGAAGTTTTTAATTAAACTACCTTGATTATTTCGTTTTTTCTTCAAGAAATTTAGTTTGGACTATTCCGCTTCAAAGACAAGTATGAAGATAGATCGAAAGTATATTATATCGGTAAGTATCCAACGAAATTGAGTCATATGGAATTTAACGGTTGGGCAGAAGTAGcaaaacatttatttcttaatcatattattaggtctttccacttttcgtggaaagacctatgattttcttctgattattgtttttcttcttccgtctgagatgcttttttgtcttacaacatatcgaatggatttttggccaatgatgttgtacagtaatagaggtttcaaaactcaccctgtgtgaccgaacactttttcttataggagttatctctccgcgtcccctttttcttgttatcgttATAGCAAACtcttttcaccaaattgtttgtcTACTCTTAAAAATGATAAGGTTAAGtttgacttgagtgatcggaagacatcttatgggagttatttccctttgaaaatttaagataggcgattggTTGGATATAAGAAACTTTGAcaataaatgatatgatgtgtttgctaAATAACTGTTACCAAAAAAGCACAACTTCAACCTATTTACGTCGAagagttttggttaacccttatcgGAGTTTTCTCCACTTTTGAacttgaaatcagtatttctccacaaccatacaagtgattgacctggggtcttttgattggagatcactgacctatgacctcaaaattgaggtcaaggtcaaaggtcaatttgacgttctagattttgacctttgctaaaaattctttCTGGTTCATTATAAACCAGTTAAATCTTCTGCAAAAatctataaatcttttttttttttatatcagtttgatttaccacattacatcaacacggagtgacattttcttgcatcatgttttaaatttcatacttATTATCGAGGTgtaaagaccttcaattgttctctgaagaattggtttttaattttgtaagaTTTGCGTTAAACTTATCTTAAAATATTAAAGATTCATTTTGAAACTAGATAcaaataatatcagaaaataaaCTGAATTGGTTAGGTTTTAGAACTAGACATTGTCCCATAATGgtaaaaattataagaaaatgaaTTATAGTCAAAATTCAACGCCTTTCAAATAATTGTCTGAAAGATAATTGTTTAACGCTTTTTCAACAactttattaggtctttccacttttcgtggaaagaccttttgttttcttcttctgatttttttttctgccgtctgagatgcgtttttgtcttacaacatatcgaatggatgtTTGGTCAATGATGtggtacagtaatgggggtttcaaaactcaacctctgtgaccgaacacttattcttataggagttatctcccagCGTCCCTCTTTTCTTGTTATCACTATATCTCTAAAATGGTAAAAGtttttaacaaactgttttcaccgaattgttcgtctactcttaaCAATGATTTAGCTaattttgacttgagtgatcggaagacatcttatgggagttatttccctttgaaaatttaagataagCGATATGTTGGATAAATTCACACGGTATAAGTTGTGGAAGCCTACAGTCTTtagatatgaagtccttggttcatttgaaggaaattgaggtcaaagtcaaaggtcaaagtcatgttataaatttagaattttgcttgttatcgtttttcaaaagaaactgttacaattaatgatatgatgtgtttgccaactaactgtttacaataaggcgcaactttaacctatttcagtcaaagtgttttggttaacccttatagtagtttctccccttatgtatttgaaatcagtatttctctacaaccatacaagtgattgacctgggatcttttgatttgagatcactgacctatgaccttgaaattgaggtcaaggtcaaaggtcaatttgacgttctaaattctttcttgttcattataaaacaattatgtcTTTTGTATATAcctatttatcttatttttttatatcagtttgaagTACCAAATAACATTAagaaggagtgacattttctagcatagttttttaaatttcattcttattatcgaggtggaaagaccttcaattgttctctgaagaattggtttttaattatgcAATAAGTTTCCGTACTAAAAATCGAAAAGAGGTGTCAGTTCAACTGGTGAAAAAGGTATGATATGAAATCCGTGTGCATAACACATATTGTATTAATAAACCTAATCATGTTGACTGATAAACAACAGTCTAGAAAAAACATGGAAgtaatgaaacatgaaaacacATTGGTTTATAGACAACTATACACTTAGGAGGAAAAAAGATAAAACTCCAAGAGTGAGTTCGGGTTCTATTAAGAATGTAGGTTTTACCTGCTTTACATAAATCcaacaattttcaatttttatacacTTACAAAAGAAATAGTATCGAATTCCAAGGTAAATTTGAAATTGGGAAGTTTATAAAAACTAACCACAACGCTCAACTATATCAACCAAAAGGAACAACtggagaacaactgtcatatgttTAACTTGGTATAGTAAACCGTTACTTATATAACCTGAACAAACTAAGattttttgaaaaagtttaaatTCTTTCACATTTGTCCTTTCGGCACCAGTTAGAGATTAACTATACTGAAAAAGTTGTGCTCATTATTATTGACCGTACGGTAACATATACTAGTATTACTGAAATATGTTTCAAATCTGGTTGTATAATTTTCTTACTGGCGATCATACAAtcttggataaaaaaaaaataaacagacagtTTTAAACTTACAATGTTACTTAATTATGCTTAAGTTAATTTAGTTTTaccatttcataaaatttggaaaaCCAATTTCGTAGGTTACACCAACGTGTACCATATGCGATTTCTGTAGACCCATAGAAATAGGTAAgtacttattttaaatttattgtaagaGCATTGTTTAGACACAACTTTTTGGTAAATAAATTCATCAGGCTGAAAGTGTTGTActccagaagcgcgtttcgtctacaaaagacttcaCCAGTGACGcttgtattaaaaaaaagttttaaaaaaggcATTTAGGCCCAAAGTACCGaaatattttgcaaaattcaGCTACGGTTATCGattcctggggtagaaaatcCCTAGTATTtcgaaaaacaatttttttgtaaactgttaatttTCTTGTCATCACAGAATCGTGACTACTGGGATGATGATATCCTTTGGAAGAAACCTGTTGTATTAACACATTATTAGACATGTAGTTTTTCATGAAATCCTACTCCGAAAAGTTTAATTGCTAAATGTACAATGGTGAAAATGGTGTTTTAAAACGCATATGGACATGCTAAAAAGAAGGATACTAAATTTATGAATATTTAGAAATGTGATAAGCTTACATaagagacaactattcacaaggaTTCGAAGAATGTGTATGCAAGTAACTATTGGTGACCGTACTACGTTTAACAATATAagcataaattatttatttttaaatcaaactaTCGGACAGAAAAGTCACCCACATACTTTTAATGAAGTATTCAACAGTTATATGGCGATTTAATATAAAATCAGGTTTTGGAGTCATGCAAATGAAAATCCATCTCAAgtcccaaaaaaatatttgatacaaTAATAACATGAACAgtgtattttttatgattttgtcaatttgtattaggctaatatttattattaattttatagaACAGTATGTGTGCAATTGACACAATAACATCATGAACAAagtattaattataaattaaaaaatcataatattctTTCAATTTGCAGTAGgtacatatttattaaacatattatAGGACAGTGTGTGTGCAATTCtgtattaattttaatttacaGTACTAGATGCAAAACACACTGCCATACCTGCTCCTATAACTGAAGAAGGACAAAAAAGTGAACACGGAACAACGATAACCATAGCCGTAGTAGTTtctgtttgtgtatgtgttataATCGGTTTTGTGATTTTTGCTGTTATATCTCGACGAAGTTGCAGTAATCAAAGGCACGTTGTTTCCCAAAGGGATAACTTTCAACGTTCTTAAAGCTATAAATAGAGACACAGTAAATGATTACATTGCCTCAATTTATTACCTATCAATTAAAAAACACACCACGGCAGCGATAGCTATATGTTTCTTCTTTTGAGTCCTTGTGTATTAAGAAAAATGTGCATTGAAACATTAAGACGTAGTATTTATAActgttattatttgtttttatttagaaCCTATGATAATAAACATATTGAGTATATAAATCCGTGATTTAAGAATAGAAAGAGATGTTCgctataaaaatgatattttgtgaTGCAATTTTTAGAATACTGTCACTTTAACATGTATGATTAGTGACAGTTGTTGTTCTCAAATTTTTCTTTTCCTAACTTCAGTGTATGGAACACTTTAGACCTGaaagtttctaaaaaaaaaaactactcaatggtaaacaatataaaacaaaaacaaacaaacaaacctcCCCAATAATATGACATGTGTTGAATGACAAAGTCACAAATGAGAATGTGTCTGTAATGTTTATCATAGTCCTTGTTTCCTCAATGGTATCTCACAGTACATCCCAGTCGAATAttttaaatttggaaaaataaGAGTAAAGAAGATTTGTTACTCTGTGTTTAGTTTTATACTCCGGTTTTGATTCATCAATGCTTTATTCTTTCAGTCAGTGGAACACTGCTTTCTTTTCATGGCATTTTTTTCTCACAGACTTTAGTTTTTCTCtgtatcatttttaattaaattcatgctattgcagtagatcatttaaaaaaaattagatgtTTAACCATGTGTAGATTATTTACTGGATCAAAAACGTAATATGATTATTTGTCCACAGGTGCAtagtttttgttttagtttagtttaagttttttttgctgtaaatttttttaaataactgttaTATTGACTCACATGTGTTTTCGACAGTGATACAATGCGAATAAAAATATGAACTTTGAAAATAGCATATCTGGAAACAATAATCCAAGTATTAATAAAACATATCATTAAATTGAAAAGAGGCTGTGGCCATTTCTCTATAACTTTATTCGCTTACATTATCGGATATACACGTTCAAAAGCACagatgattttgaaaatatattggtaaacaattcaaatattaGTAAAGAATAAACATAGACCCGTCAATCTGATTTACGACAAGCTATATGAATGAGCTAAATCTTAAAGTCCTCtacatgtttttatttccaaAGGTAAATCATTTCAAAACACTAACTGATTGCTACTGATTGAAAACTGCGcttttttaagtatttttaatGTAATGTAATCGGACAAAATATGTACTGCGTTGTCCTGACCTCTGCCTTTCATGTCTTTGTTTTCACTCTATTAACATTAATCTCATGTTTGATAGGAGAAAGATACAAGACCTTTTTGCAAGCTATTATATTTTAacctaattttattttcaaaaatattttgcaagaCACCATAATTTAGAGTAGATTTTTTTCGAGTTTGTAAACATTTCTAATATCTAGTTTAATCTAAAACATGTTAATGTAGGAATATCAACAGGTAAAGATTGATTGATACAAATCAACGGCTGGTCTATGATCAAGtttcataacaaatataaattttcaaactCTATTTCTATGTCCATGATCGATGGAAAGGACACACGCAAAAAGGAATAAACGAAATATAAAGGTATTGtctatattgtttatttatataatttattttattatgttgGATTTGCCGTTTTCAGATATTCAAGTTAAATGTTCTTTTGTTTACTGAAATCCACTCATGAAACAATACActaaagatactaaatttttctTCGCGTGACCTATGTTAGTTTCTGTCAGCAGCTTTGAACATATTAGTAGATGATAGCCTTTTGAAAGACAAATAAGCAAAACAAATTCATATTAGAAACTAAATATTATTCAACGAAGAAAAGTATGGTTGTTATTTCTAACCAAATCACATTTGCAAATGCTTAAGGAGGCTCGAAGGTACAAAAAATATCTGCATAAAtagaaacatttgattttttattacaaattttatttattacactattagttgctactttatgaggctgtacaaaaatcaacaacaaaaaaatcaatttgttttttacttttaaaatatttatatca
This sequence is a window from Mytilus edulis chromosome 1, xbMytEdul2.2, whole genome shotgun sequence. Protein-coding genes within it:
- the LOC139483245 gene encoding uncharacterized protein, whose amino-acid sequence is MRQFLILLLISITCKSDRQCMPKDCKRPGHQAKSCFCSCLQPAIDDKRKDLYVSFPRCINATIKCGFYTLRFKLNIFELQDEKRYELTNKMLSLRGNENSFTQKFSLDYSASKTSMKIDRKYIISVTPTCTICDFCRPIEIVLDAKHTAIPAPITEEGQKSEHGTTITIAVVVSVCVCVIIGFVIFAVISRRSCSNQRHVVSQRDNFQRS